In Actinoplanes sp. NBC_00393, a single genomic region encodes these proteins:
- a CDS encoding Gfo/Idh/MocA family protein, producing the protein MAARRSIGTVINGVTGRMGYRQHLVRSLLAIREQGGVPLAGGGHIWPELVLVGRDPDKLAALAARHGLTEWTTDLDAALARPDVEIYFDAQVTAQREKAIRQAIAAGKHVYTEKPLAESSAAAEELAELAAAAGVRNGVVQDKLFLPGLRKLKRLIDGGFFGQILSVRGEFGYWVFEGDWQEAQRPSWNYRLADGGGIVMDMFPHWNYVLEELFGAVRAVQTTTATHITRRVDERGEEYVADADDAAYAIFELEGGIVAQLNSSWTVRVNRDELVEFQVDGTLGSAVAGLRGCKIQHRATTPKPVWNPDLPLTGASFRDQWTEVPDNDEFDNGFKVQWEAFLRHVVADEQFHWDFGSGARGVRLAEAGLQSAREGRRIELA; encoded by the coding sequence ATGGCAGCGCGCAGATCGATCGGAACCGTCATCAACGGGGTGACCGGTCGGATGGGCTATCGGCAGCACCTGGTCCGTTCCCTGCTCGCGATCCGCGAGCAGGGCGGAGTTCCGCTCGCCGGTGGCGGACACATCTGGCCGGAGCTGGTCCTGGTCGGCCGGGATCCGGACAAGCTGGCCGCGCTCGCGGCGCGGCACGGCCTGACCGAGTGGACCACCGACCTGGATGCCGCGCTGGCCCGCCCGGACGTGGAGATCTACTTCGACGCGCAGGTGACCGCGCAGCGGGAGAAGGCGATCCGGCAGGCGATCGCGGCCGGCAAGCACGTCTACACCGAGAAGCCGCTCGCCGAGAGTTCCGCGGCTGCCGAGGAGCTGGCCGAGCTGGCCGCCGCGGCCGGCGTGCGCAACGGTGTGGTGCAGGACAAGCTCTTCCTGCCGGGCCTGCGCAAGCTGAAGCGGCTGATCGACGGCGGTTTCTTCGGGCAGATCCTCTCGGTGCGCGGCGAGTTCGGCTACTGGGTGTTCGAGGGTGACTGGCAGGAGGCCCAGCGTCCTTCGTGGAACTACCGGCTGGCCGACGGCGGCGGCATCGTGATGGACATGTTCCCGCACTGGAACTATGTGCTCGAGGAGCTGTTCGGCGCGGTCCGCGCGGTGCAGACCACCACGGCCACGCACATCACCAGGCGGGTCGACGAGCGCGGCGAGGAATATGTGGCGGACGCCGACGACGCCGCCTATGCGATCTTCGAGCTGGAGGGTGGCATCGTCGCCCAGCTCAACTCCTCCTGGACAGTTCGGGTCAACCGGGACGAGCTGGTCGAGTTCCAGGTCGACGGCACGCTCGGCAGTGCGGTCGCCGGCCTGCGCGGCTGCAAGATCCAGCACCGGGCCACCACGCCGAAGCCGGTGTGGAACCCGGACCTGCCGCTGACCGGCGCGTCGTTCCGCGACCAGTGGACCGAGGTGCCCGACAACGACGAGTTCGACAACGGCTTCAAGGTGCAGTGGGAGGCGTTCCTGCGGCACGTGGTCGCGGACGAGCAGTTCCACTGGGACTTCGGCTCCGGCGCCCGCGGGGTTCGGCTGGCCGAGGCGGGCCTGCAGTCGGCGCGCGAGGGCCGACGGATCGAGCTGGCATGA
- a CDS encoding YqjF family protein, giving the protein MGQGVVDVLAPPMAEIGTAMMIQQWRQLTFLHWRYPAEAVSRLLPAELTPHTIDGEVWVGLIPFLMCEVRPPRFPELPWLSRFPETNLRTYVQGPDGGTGIWFFSLDAARLPAVALARAGLGLPYRWARMSLQAEGDVTTYQGIRRYEPRGANYRIGIRAGAAYPEPDLGPLDHFLTTRHRLYTVKMGRLVTVDVWHPSWQLHRAEVVELRQNITEAAGLPRPHGAPLVHYAPGVRTRIGLPKVIR; this is encoded by the coding sequence ATGGGCCAGGGGGTGGTCGATGTGCTCGCTCCGCCGATGGCCGAGATCGGCACCGCGATGATGATCCAGCAGTGGCGGCAGTTGACGTTCCTGCACTGGCGCTATCCCGCGGAGGCGGTGAGCCGGCTGCTGCCGGCCGAGCTCACCCCGCACACCATCGACGGCGAGGTGTGGGTGGGCCTGATCCCGTTTCTGATGTGCGAGGTGCGCCCACCCCGCTTCCCCGAGTTGCCGTGGCTGTCCCGGTTCCCGGAGACCAACCTCCGCACCTACGTGCAGGGGCCGGACGGCGGCACCGGCATCTGGTTCTTCTCCCTGGACGCGGCCCGACTGCCGGCCGTCGCATTGGCCCGGGCCGGCCTGGGCCTGCCGTATCGCTGGGCACGCATGTCCCTGCAGGCCGAGGGAGACGTCACCACATACCAGGGCATTCGACGGTACGAGCCACGCGGCGCCAACTACCGCATCGGCATCCGTGCCGGTGCGGCGTACCCCGAGCCCGATCTCGGCCCGCTCGACCACTTCCTCACCACCCGGCACCGTCTCTACACGGTCAAGATGGGCCGCCTGGTCACCGTGGACGTGTGGCATCCGAGCTGGCAGCTGCACCGGGCCGAGGTGGTCGAGCTGCGCCAGAACATCACCGAGGCGGCTGGACTGCCCCGGCCGCACGGCGCGCCGCTGGTGCATTACGCGCCGGGTGTGCGCACCCGGATCGGCCTCCCGAAGGTCATCCGCTGA
- a CDS encoding ArsR/SmtB family transcription factor — translation MSVPLYQAKAEMFRTLGHPVRIRVLELLQDGPKPVRDLLAEIDVEASNLSQQLAVLRRAGIVTSFRDGPLVMYALSTLAVADLLAAGRRILGAVLTDRDGLLVELRTHRP, via the coding sequence GTGTCCGTGCCGCTGTACCAGGCCAAGGCCGAGATGTTCCGCACCCTCGGCCACCCGGTCCGCATCCGCGTCCTGGAGCTGCTGCAGGACGGCCCGAAACCGGTCCGGGACCTGCTCGCCGAGATCGACGTGGAAGCCTCGAACCTGTCTCAGCAGCTCGCCGTACTGCGCCGGGCCGGCATCGTGACGTCGTTCCGTGACGGTCCGCTGGTGATGTACGCGCTGAGCACCCTCGCCGTCGCCGACCTGCTCGCCGCCGGCCGTCGCATCCTCGGCGCGGTCCTCACCGATCGCGACGGCCTCCTGGTCGAACTGCGCACACACCGTCCTTAG
- a CDS encoding biotin transporter BioY, protein MTDGTFSTVVVPGRPTGVLADAWGRSAVRDVILTVSAAAAVGAAAQIVIPVPGSPVPITGQTFAVLLVGATLGASRGAAGMLLYVAAGALGVPWFADGTAGWPAATAGYLLAFILAAALTGQLAALGADRRPWHTIGLMAAGNALIYLVGVPWLAFATGMDLATALAKGFVPYLIGDVLKTALAAALLPAAWMLVNRRLTGR, encoded by the coding sequence GTGACCGACGGAACGTTCAGCACGGTGGTGGTTCCCGGCCGTCCGACCGGAGTTCTGGCGGATGCCTGGGGCCGGTCCGCGGTGCGGGACGTGATCCTCACGGTCAGCGCCGCAGCCGCGGTGGGCGCCGCCGCCCAGATCGTGATCCCGGTTCCCGGTTCGCCGGTCCCGATCACCGGGCAGACCTTCGCCGTCCTGCTGGTGGGCGCCACCCTCGGCGCCTCCCGTGGCGCGGCCGGCATGCTGCTGTACGTTGCGGCCGGCGCACTCGGCGTCCCGTGGTTCGCTGACGGCACCGCCGGCTGGCCCGCCGCCACCGCCGGTTACCTGCTCGCCTTCATCCTGGCCGCCGCCCTGACCGGCCAACTCGCCGCCCTCGGCGCGGATCGGCGTCCCTGGCACACCATCGGCTTGATGGCCGCCGGCAACGCCCTGATCTACCTGGTCGGGGTGCCCTGGCTCGCCTTCGCCACGGGCATGGACCTGGCTACCGCCCTGGCCAAGGGCTTCGTGCCCTACCTGATCGGCGACGTGCTGAAGACCGCGCTCGCGGCCGCCCTGCTGCCGGCCGCCTGGATGCTGGTCAACCGGCGGCTCACCGGGCGCTGA
- a CDS encoding dihydrodipicolinate synthase family protein — MSVVNLPDGRKLTLAGEQAWTKPANPPASRIAYAAAHVVADPRAENAPGAPAVLDWETTLAFRHHLWSHGFGVAEAMDTAQRGMGLDYAATRELIRRSAASAAAAGGKIVAGVATDQLPPGPASLSAVRAAYEEQLADVLTAGANPVLMCSRHMAAAAVSADDYLTVYRDLLDKSDKPVVLHWLGTAFDPALEGYWGSSDVDKATETVLELINANPAKVDGIKISLLDADHEIRLRRRLPAGVRLYTGDDFNYPELIRGDEQGYSDALLGIFAAIAPAAAAALAALDRGELDEYDRIFAPTVPLSRHIFKAPTFYYKTGIVFLAWLAGHQEHFTMVGGLQSGRSVPHFARLIELADAAGLLPDPSLAAHRANRFFEVTAG, encoded by the coding sequence ATGAGCGTCGTCAATCTGCCCGACGGACGCAAGCTGACCCTGGCCGGTGAGCAAGCCTGGACGAAACCGGCGAACCCGCCGGCCAGCCGGATTGCGTATGCGGCAGCGCACGTGGTGGCCGACCCGCGCGCGGAGAACGCGCCCGGCGCGCCGGCCGTCCTCGACTGGGAGACCACCCTGGCGTTCCGGCACCACCTCTGGTCGCACGGGTTCGGCGTCGCCGAGGCGATGGACACCGCGCAGCGCGGGATGGGCCTGGACTACGCGGCCACCCGGGAGCTCATCCGGCGCAGCGCGGCCTCGGCTGCCGCCGCCGGCGGCAAGATCGTTGCGGGGGTCGCTACGGATCAGCTGCCGCCGGGTCCGGCGTCGCTTTCCGCGGTACGCGCGGCGTACGAGGAGCAGCTCGCCGATGTGCTGACGGCCGGCGCGAACCCGGTGCTGATGTGCAGCCGTCACATGGCTGCCGCTGCGGTCAGCGCCGACGACTACCTAACCGTTTATCGCGATTTACTCGATAAATCAGACAAGCCGGTCGTGCTGCACTGGCTGGGCACCGCGTTCGACCCGGCCCTGGAAGGCTACTGGGGCTCGTCCGACGTGGACAAAGCCACCGAAACCGTTCTGGAGCTGATCAACGCCAACCCGGCCAAGGTCGACGGCATCAAAATCTCGCTGCTCGACGCCGACCACGAGATCCGGCTGCGCCGCCGACTGCCCGCCGGGGTGCGGCTCTACACCGGCGACGACTTCAACTACCCGGAGCTGATCCGCGGCGACGAGCAGGGTTACTCCGACGCGCTGCTCGGCATCTTCGCCGCCATCGCACCGGCCGCCGCAGCCGCGCTAGCCGCCCTGGACCGCGGCGAGCTGGACGAGTACGACCGGATCTTCGCGCCGACCGTGCCGCTGTCCCGGCACATCTTCAAGGCGCCGACCTTCTACTACAAGACCGGCATCGTCTTCCTGGCCTGGCTCGCCGGGCACCAGGAGCATTTCACCATGGTCGGCGGCCTGCAGTCCGGCCGCTCGGTGCCGCACTTCGCCCGGCTGATCGAGCTGGCCGACGCGGCGGGCCTGCTGCCCGACCCCTCCCTCGCGGCACACCGCGCCAACCGATTCTTCGAGGTGACGGCCGGATGA
- a CDS encoding threonine aldolase family protein, whose translation MSDNTRQHRLAAMRACDRILSGVRPVTMRERLAELDARGDLDDPTDFYGDGPVAVLEERVTDLLGTEAAVFFPTGTMAQQVALRYGADRTGRSAVALHPLGHQEVHERHAYAQLTGLRAVRSTGEARNPIAADIAALGEPVGTVVIELPLRDAGFVLPAWSELTATCAAARATGARVHFDGARIWESTPFLGRTLRQVAALADSTYVSFYKSVDGISGAALAGTAKLATYARAWRHRYGGNVFQQWPAALLALTGLDRELPRLPGYVRHARAIAEALSTLPGARVFPLPPHTHQFRLWLPHPARDLDAAALALAEQEKFWFVGGWRDSEVPGYAMTEVTIAAEALEWTAADVAEVGHRFLHRIPG comes from the coding sequence ATGTCGGACAACACGCGTCAGCACCGTCTGGCCGCCATGCGGGCCTGCGACCGGATCCTCTCCGGCGTCCGCCCGGTGACGATGCGCGAACGCCTCGCCGAGCTGGACGCCCGCGGTGACCTGGACGATCCCACCGACTTCTACGGCGACGGGCCGGTGGCCGTGCTGGAGGAGCGGGTGACGGACCTGCTGGGCACGGAGGCCGCGGTCTTCTTCCCGACCGGCACGATGGCGCAGCAGGTGGCGCTGCGGTACGGCGCCGACCGGACCGGTCGCTCGGCCGTTGCCCTGCATCCGCTGGGGCACCAGGAGGTGCACGAGCGGCATGCGTACGCGCAACTGACCGGCCTGCGTGCCGTCCGGTCCACCGGCGAGGCGCGCAACCCGATCGCCGCCGACATCGCCGCGCTGGGTGAGCCGGTCGGGACCGTGGTCATCGAACTTCCGCTGCGGGACGCCGGGTTTGTCCTGCCGGCCTGGTCGGAGCTGACCGCGACCTGTGCGGCGGCCCGCGCGACCGGTGCCCGCGTGCACTTCGACGGCGCCCGGATCTGGGAGTCGACACCGTTCCTCGGGCGCACGTTGCGGCAGGTCGCGGCCCTGGCCGACAGCACCTACGTCTCGTTCTACAAGTCCGTCGACGGGATCAGCGGCGCCGCGCTCGCCGGGACGGCGAAACTCGCCACCTACGCCCGGGCCTGGCGACACCGTTACGGCGGCAACGTCTTCCAGCAGTGGCCGGCCGCGCTGCTCGCCCTCACCGGACTGGACCGGGAACTGCCGCGACTACCCGGGTACGTCCGGCACGCTCGCGCGATCGCGGAAGCTTTGTCCACTCTGCCCGGTGCGCGAGTGTTTCCGCTGCCGCCGCACACCCACCAGTTCCGGCTCTGGCTGCCGCACCCGGCCCGCGACCTGGACGCCGCGGCGCTGGCCCTGGCCGAGCAGGAGAAGTTCTGGTTCGTCGGCGGCTGGCGCGACTCCGAGGTGCCGGGATATGCGATGACCGAGGTGACCATCGCCGCCGAGGCCCTGGAGTGGACCGCTGCCGACGTCGCCGAGGTGGGCCACCGCTTCCTGCATCGCATCCCGGGATGA
- a CDS encoding sugar phosphate isomerase/epimerase family protein, protein MKRFSFNQITAKHWALTDMVKGCVEAGVDKVALWREPVAEYGLDRSAALVRDAGLSVTTLCRSGFFQAPDWFDDNRRAIDEAAALGTSVLVLVSGGLPEGSKDIAGARAHVADAIAQLVPHAAEAGVTLAIEPLHPMYAADRCVISTWDQAMAIAEQHPVGHVGVTVDTYHLWWDDTVLPKIEQAGERIAIYQLADWITPLPAGVLTGRGLPGDGCVDMRAFHDAVEKAGYTGPIEVEVMNDQLWQRPGREILAATIAGYRSV, encoded by the coding sequence ATGAAACGGTTCTCCTTCAACCAGATCACCGCGAAGCACTGGGCGCTGACCGACATGGTGAAAGGCTGCGTCGAGGCCGGCGTCGACAAGGTGGCGCTGTGGCGCGAGCCGGTCGCCGAGTACGGCCTGGACCGCTCCGCCGCCCTGGTCCGCGACGCCGGCCTGTCGGTGACCACGCTCTGCCGCAGCGGCTTCTTCCAGGCGCCGGACTGGTTCGACGACAACCGCCGGGCGATCGACGAGGCCGCCGCACTGGGCACCTCGGTGCTGGTCCTGGTCTCCGGCGGCCTGCCCGAGGGCTCGAAGGACATCGCCGGGGCGCGCGCTCACGTCGCCGACGCGATCGCCCAACTGGTGCCGCACGCCGCCGAAGCCGGGGTGACCCTGGCGATCGAGCCGCTGCACCCGATGTACGCCGCCGACCGCTGCGTGATCAGCACCTGGGACCAGGCCATGGCGATCGCTGAGCAGCACCCGGTCGGCCACGTCGGCGTCACCGTCGACACCTACCACCTGTGGTGGGACGACACCGTCCTGCCGAAGATCGAGCAGGCCGGCGAGCGGATCGCGATCTACCAGCTCGCGGACTGGATCACCCCGCTGCCGGCCGGCGTGCTCACCGGCCGTGGTCTGCCCGGCGACGGCTGCGTCGACATGCGGGCGTTCCACGATGCGGTGGAGAAGGCCGGCTACACCGGGCCGATCGAGGTCGAGGTGATGAACGACCAGCTCTGGCAGCGCCCGGGCCGGGAGATCCTGGCCGCGACGATCGCCGGTTACCGGTCGGTCTGA